The window CGCACCTGCACTACGAGCAGCGCCGGGGCTGGGAGAAGGTCGAGGCCTACTTCGACGGGGCGCCGTCGGGCATCACCCACGACGACACCGAGTACACGGTCAGGCGCAAGAGCAACAACTGCGTGCCCGAATGACCGACGCCGCCGGTCGGCGGCGGGTGGTCAGTGGCTGTGGCTGCCGGCCGCGTCCGTGTCGTAGGTGTCGTGGTGGGGGAACTCGTTGACGTAGCGCTGCCGGCCCAGCGGCGTGAGGTCGAGATAGTTGTACGTGTTCAGCAGCGGGTCGAGGCCGCGGCCGTACACGGAGTAGGTGTGCAGGACCCGTTCGCCGTCGCGGACGAAGACGCTCAGGCCGTGGGCCTCGCCCTGCAGGTGGTGGGTGAGGCCCTGGGCCGCCAGGGTCTCGGCGTCCTTGTAGTTGTATTCCACCGGGGCGATGGCCGGGTCCATGGTGACGTGGAAGTCGTAGTTGAAGTCGCTGCCGTGCGAGGAATACCAGGGAAAGCGCCAGCCCATCCGGCTCCTGAAGGCCGCGAGGGTCGTGAACGGCGCGCGGGAGACCACGGCGAGTGTCGTGTCACTGGCGTGCAGGTGCGTGAGGTGCCCGAAGTTGTCGACCAGCAGGGAGCAGCTCGTGCATCCCTCGGCCCATTCCGGATCGAACATGAAATGGTAGACGATCAACTGTCGTCGTCCCTCGAACATGTCGGGCAGCCGGACGGCGCCGGCGGGACCGGTGAAGGAGTAGTCCTTCTCGACGGCGACCGCCGGCAGTTCGCGCCGGAGTGCGGTGACCCTGTCCCGCAGGCGGGTGATCTCCTTTTCGCGGTCGAGCAGTTCCTTTCGGGCGTCGACCCACTCGTCCCGGGACACGACCTTCGGTGCAATCATGGACGACACGCCTTTCCGCTGGAGCGCCTGGCCCATTCTTGTCGGGCCGTACGCGATCACACCAGCCTCACCCGGTGTCGTGGGATTCCCATTTCCGGATACCGTTCCGGCGATTCGCGCCGGCCGGTGGAGCAAATTCGCAGGTCGGCTTGTTCGCCCTCGACGCCCGGCCGGTCCGCGTGCCGGAAAACGGCACCGGCGTGAGTCGGTGAAGTGCGCACTATCGAATAAGGCCGCGCGTCGCGTTCGTCGCCCACGCTCGACGACGGGGAGCCGCCCGCACCCGGCCCTCCAGCGGTCGGGGGCGACGCCTCGCCGGCCCCGGCGATACGGTGTGGCGCGTGGACGAGTCGAACATCGGGGCGTTGCGGGCCGTCACGGTCGACGGAGTGGCCCTGGCCTATCGCGTCGCCGGCGACTCGACCGACCCACCCATGGTGCTGCTGCACGGCCTCGGCGAGGACGAACGCGACTGGCACGGCGTCCTGGCCGCGCTCGCCGCCAGGCACCGGGTGTACGCGCTGGACCTGCGCGGCCACGGCCGCAGCGACCACCCCGGCCGGTACTCGCTCGAGTCGATGCGCGACGACCTCGTCGGGTTCCTCGACGCGGTGGGGGTCGAGCGGTGCGTGGTGATCGGCCACTCCATGGGTGGGGCCGTGGCGATCCTGCTCGCCGAGGCCGCCCCGCACCGACTCACCCACCTGATCCTGGAGGACGTGGCAGCACCCCGACCGGGCGCTTTCGAACGGCCGCCCCTGCCCCCGCCGGACGCGCCCACGCCGTTCGACTTCGCCGCCGTCAACGCCATCCGCGCCCAGCTCAACGACCCCGACCCGGCCTGGTGGGACCGTACCGACGCCGTCGACGTGCCGACCCTGGTGGTCGGCGGCGGCCCGGACAGCCCCATCCCGCAGCAGCTGCTCGCCGAGATGGTCGACCGGATGCCCGACGCCACCCTCGTCACGATCCCGGCCGGGCACGACGTGCACGCCAGCCGGCCGGCGGAGTTCCTGGCCGCGGTCGACGGCTTCCTCGCCGCCCGCGCCCAGCACTGAACCGCCCGACCCGTGGCGTCCGCCCGCCGGGGCCCGCAGCCGGCGAGCGGTCCGGCGCTGCCCCGCTGAACCGGCACGGAGACCGCACTAGTCTTGCCCAGCGGGACCGGGTCGAAGGGAGCAGGTCAGATGGGGGAGCGGTCGATGCGGGAGGCCGCAGCGCTGTTGGCGCAGGCGCGGCGCGTCGTGATCTTCACCGGCGCGGGCGTCTCCGCGGAGAGTGGTGTGCCGACCTTCCGCGACGCCCTCACCGGCCTGTGGCGCAGCTTCGACGCGCAGCGGCTCGCCACGCCGGAGGCGTTCCGCGAGGATCCCGCGCTGGTCTGGGGCTGGTACGAGTGGCGACGCGCCACAGTGCGGCGGGCCCGCCCGAACGCCGGTCACGTGGCCGTGGCCGCGATCGAGGCACGCGTACCCGGCGCGGTCGTCGTCACGCAGAACGTCGACGACCTGCACGAGCGCGCCGGCTCGGTCGCGCCGATCCACCTGCACGGCAGCCTCTTCGCGCCGCGCTGCTCGGCCTGCGCCCGTCCGGCGCCGATGCCGGACGAGGCTGTTGAGGAACCGGACGACGGCCGGCGCGTGCCTCCGCCCCGGTGCGCGCACTGCGCGGGCCCCGTCCGGCCCGGGGTGGTGTGGTTCGGTGAGGCGTTGCCGACCGCCGCGTTGGAGGCCGCCGTGGAGGCGGCGTCCACGTGCGACCTGCTGGTGACCGTGGGCACCTCGGGCCTGGTGTATCCCGCCGCCGAGATCCCCCAGGTGGCTGCCCGCTTCGGCGCCACCGTGCTGCAGGTCAACCCGCAGGAGACGCCCCTGGACGCCGTGTCCGACGTGAACCTGCGCGGTCCGGCCGCCCAGGTGCTTCCCGCCCTCGTGCACGCCGCCTGGGGTGCCGATCCGGCGTGACGACGCGCGGGAGCATCCGGTGCGGGACGGCCGGCCGGGCCATGTCGTGGGCAGGCGCCTCGGTTGCCGGTTCAGCCCCACCAGGGCCGGCGTACCGCTGACGTAGACTGTCGGCGGTCCAGCCCCGGCCGTCCGACACGCGCCGGCTGGCGGCGGAGTGTGTTTCCGTGTCACTGAGGCGCTCCGTCGAGGTCGGACGTGGCGCAGTCGCCGGACGGGGCGGGCGGGAGAGGTGAGGTGGCCGTGCGCGGTCCTGCGATGACGGACGTGGCTCGCCTCGCCGGCGTCTCGCACCAGACGGTGTCCCGGGTCCTCAACGGGCACCCGAACGTACGCGAGCAGACCCGGCTGCGGGTCCAGGCGGCCATCGCGGAACTCGGCTACCGGCCCAACCGCGCGGCGCGGGCGCTGGTCACCGGCCGGTCCCAGGTGATCGGCGTGGTCGCGCAGAACACCACTCTCTACGGCCCGGCCTCGCTGCTGGCGGCCCTGGACCAGGCGGCCGCCGAGGCGGGGTTCGCGGTCAGCGTCGGCAGCGTGAGCGACCTCGACGACCAGTCCATCTCGGCGGCGGTGGAGCGGCACCTCGCGCACCGGGTCGCCGGCATCGTGGTGATCGCGCCGGTCGAGTCGGCGGGGGAGGCCCTCGAACGGCTCCCCAAGGACGTTCCGCTGGTCACCGTCGACGGCGACCCGCGCCGTCCGGTGCCCCTGGTCACGGTCGACCAGGTCGCCGGTGCCCGCGCCGCCACGCAGCACCTCCTCGACGCCGGGCACCGGACGGTCTGGCATGTCTCCGGGCCGGCGGACTGGTTCGACAGCGCCGGCCGGATCGACGGATGGCGGGAGACGTTGCAGGCGGCGGGCGCCGAGTTGCCGCCGCTGCTGCCGGCGGACTGGTCGGCGGCAGCGGGGTACCGGTGCGGACAGATGCTGGCCCGGATGCCCGAGGTCACCGCGGTCTTCACCGCCAACGACCATCTGGCGCTGGGCGTGCTGCGGGCGTTGCACGAGCACGGCCGGCGGGTGCCGGACGACATCAGCCTGGTGGGCTTCGACGACGTGCCCGAGGCGGCGTACTTCATCCCGCCGCTGACCACCGTGCGGCCCGACTTCGCCGCGGTCGCCCGGGCGAGCCTGGACCTGCTGCTGGCACAGATGGAATCCGACATCACCGGCCCGCTGCGGCAGACGGTCGCGCCCTCCCTGGTCTCCCGTCGCAGCGTCGCCGCCCCGCCACGGCGCTGATCCCGCCGGAGATCCACTTCATCACCACCTGCGCCACCGCGACGTCGCCCTGTGCGTCGAGCGCGACGACGGCTCGACGCTCTTCCGCGGCGACGCCGACCGCGCCTCCGCCACCTTCCACCCGGAGTAGACGGTCCGCGAGCCTGGTGCGGGGGTCGCATTGGTCTGTGTCTATTGACAGGAGAGCCGCCTCGGCCCGACGCTGAGAGAGCGCTCTCTCGCGCCGCCCACCACCCCGAGGAGGACCTTTCGTGAAGCTTCGAAGAAGGCTGCTCGCCGCCGTGTCCGCGCTGGTCGCCGCCGTCCCGGTGACCCTCGCCGCAGCCCCCGCCCACGCCGTCGGCCCCGCGCTGCTGCCCGTCACGGTCACCAACAGCACCGGCCGGGGTGAGGCCGTCCACCTCTACGTGATCGGCGTGCAGCTCTCCAGCGGCCGCCTCGGCTACGTCAACCAGGGCGGCACCTTCGTCCCGTGGTCGGGCGGGCAGCTCCCGCCGTCGCCCGCGCCGGACGCGTCCATCCCGGGGCCCGGAAACGGCGGCAGCACGACCATCCGTTTCCCGCGCGGGTTCTCCGGCCGCGTCTACTTCTCCTTCGGCGAGAAGCTCAAGTTCTTCCTCACCCCGGACGGCCTCGTGCAACCCGCCCCATGGGCGGCCGGCGACGCCAACCGCGACATCCTGTTCGACTGGAGCGAGTTCACCTACAACGACGCCGGACTGTGGCTCAACAGCTCACAGGTCGACATGTTCGCGGTGCCGCACGCGGTCACGGTGACCGGAGCCACCGGCGTCACCAAGCGCACCGGTGACGTCGTCGCCGGGGGCCGCAACGCGATCATCGAGGGCATCCGGTCCCAGTCGGGCTGGGCCAACACGGTCCACACCCGCTCCGACGGGACCGTGTTGCGGGTCCTCGCGCCCGGCAAGGCGGCCGGCGCCGGCCTGTTCAGCGCCACCTACCTGGACTCCTACATCGCGTCGGCCTGGAACGCGTACACGACCAGGACGCTGACCGTGGTGCCGTTCGCCGACCAGCCGAACACCCGCTACTTCGGGCGGACCTCGGGCAACGTCATGACCTTCACCAACAGCGCCGGCCAGCGGGTCGCCTCCTTCAACCGGCCCTCCTCGGCGAGCGTCTGGGGCTGCGACGGGGACCTGCCCGCACCCAACGACCCGGTCGTCGGCCCGATCTCCCGGACGCTCTGCGCCGCGCTGAACCGGGGCACGCTCGGCACCATCGACACCCAGCCCAGCACCGACGCCGCCCAGTTCTACCGCAACAACCCGACGAACCACTACGCCCGCGTCATCCACGCCAACATGACCGACGGCAGGGCGTACGCCTTCGCCTTCGACGACGTCGGCGCGTTCGAGTCGCTGGTCCACGACGGCGACCCCCGCGCGGCCGGACTCGTCCTGAGCCCGTTCGGCGCCGGGAGCGGCGGACCGGGGAACCCCGGCAGCGCGGTGCCCGTGCTGAGCAACTGGAACAACAAGTGCATCGACGTGCCGAACTCGAACTTCGTCGACCGCGCGCAGTTGCAGATGTGGAACTGCAACGGCACCGCCGCGCAGAAGTGGACGTTCACCGGCGACACCCTGCGCAGCCAGAACAACAAGTGCATGGACGTCGACGGCGGCGCCACCGGCAACGGCGCGGTCGTCCAGCTCTACACGTGCAACGGCACGGGCGCACAGCGGTTCACCCTGACCGCGACCGGTGACCTGGTCAACATCCAGGCCGGCAGGTGCGTCGACATCCGGGAGTGGAACAGCGCCGACGGCGCGAAGCTCCAGCTCTGGGACTGCGCCGGCACCGCCAACCAGAAGTGGCGCAAGGGCTGACCCGCTCGGCGGATGGCGACGACCCGTCGCCATCCGCCCCCGGCCCGGACCGTCGGGGCGACCGACGTCCGTCTCGCCCGCTGTGCCATCGTGGTCCTGCCATCGCCACGCGCCCCCGGCAGGTGCCACGACGCCGCCGCGCCGGCCGTGGCGTCGACGGGAGGGGGAGCGGCGATGGGGGAGCAAGGGTCCGGGCCGCTCAGCGGCATCCTCGTGGCCGACTTCTCCCGGATCCTCGCCGGACCGTACGCGACCATGCTCCTCGCCGACCTCGGCGCCGAGGTGGTCAAGGTCGAGGGGCCCGGCGGGGACGACACCCGGACCTGGCTGCCGCCCGTGCGGGAGGGCACCTCCACCTACTACCTCGGTGTCAACCGCAACAAGCGGTCCATCGCCCTCGACCTCGCCGACCCCGACGACCTGGCCGTCGCCCGGGAACTGGCCCGCCGCGCCGACGTCATGATCCAGAACTTCCGGCCCGGCGGCCTGCGGCGCTTCGGCCTCGACTACGACAGCGTCGCCGCCGTCAACGAGCGGATCGTCTACGCCTCGATCAGCGGGTTCGGCGCCGGTGCCGGCGCCAACCTGCCCGGCTACGACCTCGTGGTCCAGGCCGCGTCCGGCCTGATGAGCCTCACCGGCGAGCCGGACGGCCCGCCCTACAAGGCCGGGGTCGCCGTGTTCGACGTGATCGCGGGCCTGCACGCTGCCGTCGGCATCCTCGCCGCCCTGCACCACCGCGACCGCTGCGGCACCGGCCAGCACGTCGAGGTGGACCTGCTCTCCTCCGCGCTGTCCGGCCTGGTCAACCAGACCAGCGGCCACGTCGCCGGCGGCGCGACGCCGTTCCGGATGGGCAACGGGCACCCGAGCCTGTTCCCGTACGAACCGCTGCCCACCGCCGACGGCGACCTCGTCGTCATCGCCGGCAACGACGGCCAGTTCCGCAAGCTGTGCCAGGTCCTCGGCCTGCCCGAACTGCCCGACGACCCCCGGTTCGGGCGCAACCAGGACCGCACGGTCAACCGGGAGACCCTGCGGCCCCTCCTGGTCGCGCGACTGGTCCTGCGCAGCCGCGACGAGTGGTTCCGGGACCTGCGCGCGGCGGGCGTGCCGTGCGCCCCGATCAACACGGTCGCCGGGGGCGTCGACCTGGCGCGGGAACTCGGGCTGGACCCGGTCGTCACCACCGGCGGCGTGCCCGGCATCCGCCACCCGATCGGCCTGAGCGCCACCCCGGCGCGCTACGACCTGCCGCCGCCGGGCCTCGACGAGCACGGCGACGAGATCCGGAACTGGCTGGCCGGCTGACGCCCGCCCGAGTGACCCACGCCTGCACGCCCGGCTGACGCCCGCCCGAGTGACCCACGCCTGCACGCCTGGCTGACGTCCGCCCGCCTGGCTGACGCCCGTCCCCGTCCGGCCGGTTGTCGGACCTCGCCCGGCTGCCGCGTCCCGTCCGCGTGCTCCGGCGGAGGGGGCGCCGGTGAGCGGCGTCACCGCCGCAACCCGGCCGCGTGAAGAGCGCGTCAAGAAACGCGCCGCCGCCGTCATGATCGCGTGATGACCCCTGTCCCTCGCGCGGGCACGGAGTTTCGATTGCCCGGCACGGCCGGAAGGCGGTCGTGACGAGCGGTTCCGGCAGAGGAGTCAGTGTGTCCGACGTGGTGTTCGTCCTGGTGACGGTGGGGCTGTTCGCCGCACTCGCCCTCGTGGTGAGGGGCGTGGAGAAGCTGTGAACGTCGTCGATGCCGTCGGCCTGGTGCTGGCGCTGGGACTGGGTGTGTTCATGGTGGTCGCGCTGCTGTTCCCGGAGCGCTTCTGATGTCCGCCACGACAGCCGGCGCCCTCTTCGTCCTGTCCCTGGTGGCGGCCCTGGTCGTCGTCCACCGCCCGTTCGGTGACCACCTGCACCGGGTGGTCGCCGGAACCCGGCACTCGCGCGTCGAGCGGGGGATCTACCGCCTGGTCGGGGTCGACCCGGCCGCCGGGCAGACCTGGGGCGTGTACGCCCGCGCCGTACTGGCCTTCTCCGCCGTGTCGATCCTGTTCCTGTACGCGTTCCAGCGCTGGCAGGACCACCTGTGGCTGTCGCTCGGCCTCGACCCGGTCGTCGCCCACGGCGCCTGGAACACCGCCGTGTCGTTCGTGACCAACACGAACTGGCAGTGGTACTCGGGCGAGTCGACGATGGGCCACCTGGTGCAGATGGCCGGCCTGGCGGTGCAGAACTTCGTCTCCGCCGCCGTCGGCATCGCCGTGGCGGTGGCCCTGGTCCGCGGCTTCGCCCGCAGCCGCACCGGTGAGCTGGGCAACTTCTGGGTCGACCTGACCCGGATCACGCTGCGGGTCCTGCTGCCCGTCGCGGTCCTCGGCGCGCTGGTGCTGATGGCCGGCGGGGTGGTGCAGAACCTCTCCGGCGGCACCGAGGTCGCCACCCTGACCGGCGGGACCCAGACGGTCACCGGCGGGCCCGTGGCCAGCCAGGAAGTGATCAAGGAACTCGGCACCAACGGCGGCGGCTTCTACAACGCCAACAGCGCGCACCCCTTCGAGAACCCGAGCCCCTGGACGAACTGGATCGAGATCTTCCTGATCCTGCTGATCCCGTTCAGCCTGCCGCGCGTGTTCGGCCGGATGGTCGGCCAGACCCGGCAGGGCCACGCGATCGTCGCGGTCATGGCCGTCCTCGCGCTCGCGAGCGTCGCGCTGACAAACGTCTTCGAGCTCGCGGCGGGCGGCACCGTCCCGCAGGCCGTCGGCGCCGCCATGGAGGGCAAGGAGGTGCGCTTCGACGTGTCGAACTCGGCCACCTTCGCCGCCGCGACGACGCTGACGTCGACCGGGGCGGTGAACTCGTTCCACGACTCGTACACCGCGCTGGGCGGCATGATGACGCTGGGCAACATGATGCTCGGCGAGGTCGCGCCGGGCGGCGTCGGCGCCGGCCTCTACGGGATGCTGGTGCTCGCCGTGATCACGGTGTTCGTGGCCGGGCTGATGGTCGGCCGCAGCCCCGAGTACGTGGGCAAGCGGATCGGCTCCCGCGAGATCCGCTTCGCCTCGCTGTACTTCCTGGTCACCCCCGCCCTCGTGCTGATCGGCACGGCCACCGCCTTCGCCACCGGCAACCACGCGACCGCGCTGAACGTCGGCCCGCACGCCCTCACCGAGGTGCTGTACGCGTTCACCTCCGCCAGCAACAACAACGGCTCGGCCTTCGCCGGCATCACCGTGAGCACGCCCTGGTGGAACACCGCGCTGGGCCTGTGCATGCTGCTCGGCCGGTTCCTGCCGATCATCTTCGTGCTCGCCCTGGCCGGGTCGCTGGCCCGCCAGCGACCCGTACCCGCCTCCGAGGGCACCCTGCCGACCCACCGGCCCCTGTTCGTCGCGATGGTCGCCGGCGTCACGGTGATCCTCGTGGCGCTGACCTTCCTGCCCGCGCTCGCCCTCGGCCCGCTGGCCGAAGGGCTGTGACCCCGATGAGGAAAGAGACCATGACCGTCGACACGCGGGCACCCGAGGCCCGGGCCGACGCGGGCACCCCCGCCGTACGCGGTGGCCGGGGCGGCGGCCTGCTGGACGCGCGGCAGCTGCTGCGGTCGCTGCCCGACGCGCTGCGCAAGCTCGACCCCCGCACCCTGTGGCGCAACCCCGTGATGCTGATCGTCGAGATCGGCGCGGCCTGCACCACCGTGCTCGCGCTGGTCGACCCGTCGGCGTTCGCGTTCGCCGTCGCGGCCTGGCTGTGGCTGACCGTGCTCTTCGCCAACCTCGCCGAGGCCGTGGCCGAGGGGCGCGGCAAGGCACAGGCCGCCAGCCTGCGCCACGCCAGGAAGGACACCGTGGCCACCCGCCTGCGCGACTGGACGCCGGGCGCCGCGGCCGGCACCTACCGCGACGAGGCGGTGCCCGCGCCGGAACTCGCGCAGGGCGACGTCGTCCTGGTGGCGGCCGGGGAGCTGATCCCGGGCGACGGCGACGTGGTGGAGGGCATCGCCAGCGTCGACGAGTCGGCCATCACCGGCGAGTCCGCCCCGGTGATCAGGGAGTCCGGTGGCGACCGCAGCGCAGTCACCGGCGGCACCCGGGTGCTCTCCGACCGGATCGTCGTACGGATCACCCAGCGGCCGGGAGAGAGCTTCGTCGACCGGATGATCGCGCTGGTCGAGGGCGCCAACCGGCAGAAGACGCCGAACGAGATCGCGCTGAACGTCCTGCTCGCCGCGCTCACCGTCGTCTTCCTGCTGGTGGTGGCGACCCTCCAGCCGCTTGGCGTCTTCGCCAAGGGCCACCAGGCGGCGGCGCCCGACAACGGCGCGATCACCGACGCCGGCGTGACGGGCGTGGTGCTGGTGTCGCTGCTGGTCTGCCTCATCCCCACCACCATCGGCGCGCTGCTGTCGGCCATCGGCATCGCCGGCATGGACCGCCTGGTCCAGCGCAACGTCCTGGCCATGAGCGGCCGGGCCGTGGAGGCGGCCGGCGACGTCGACACCCTCCTGCTGGACAAGACCGGCACCATCACCCTCGGCAACCGGCAGGCCGCCGGGTTCCTGCCCGTCGACGGCGTCGACGCGAGTTTCGTCGCCGACGCGGCGCAGCTGGCCAGCCTCGCCGACGAGACCCCCGAGGGCCGCTCGGTGGTCGTCCTGGCCAAGCAGGAGTTCGGGCTGCGCGAGCGCGAGCCCGGTCTGCTCCCGCACGCCACGTTCGTGCCGTTCACCGCGCAGACCCGGATGAGCGGCGTCGACCTCGACCCCGACGGGAGCGCGCTCCGGCCGGCCCGGCGGATCCGCAAGGGCGCCGCCTCCGCCGTCACCGGGTGGGTCCGCGAGCACGGCGGCGAACCCGCCGGGCAGCTCGGGCGGATCGTCGACGAGATCAGCGGCGCGGGCGGCACCCCGCTGGTGGTCGCCGAGCACGTCGACGGCGAGCCGGCCCGGGCCCTGGGGGTGATCCACCTCAAGGACGTGGTCAAGGCCGGCATGCGGGAGCGCTTCGACGAGATGCGCCGGATGGGCATCCGCACCGTGATGGTCACCGGCGACAACCCGCGTACGGCCGCGGCGATCGCCGCCGAGGCGGGCGTCGACGACTTCCTCGCCGAGGCCACCCCCGAGGACAAGCTCGCCCTGATCCGGCGGGAGCAGCAGGGCGGCCGGCTGGTCGCGATGACCGGCGACGGCACCAACGACGCCCCCGCCCTCGCCCAGGCCGACGTCGGCGTCGCGATGAACACCGGCACGTCGGCCGCGAAGGAGGCCGGCAACATGGTCGACCTGGACTCCGACCCGACCAAGCTGATCGAGATCGTGGAGATCGGCAAGCAACTGCTGATCACCCGGGGCGCGCTGACCACCTTCTCGATCGCCAACGACGTGGCGAAGTACTTCGCGATCGTCCCCGCCATGTTCGCCGGCATCCACCCGGGCCTCGACGCGTTGAACGTCATGCGGCTGGCCAGTCCCGAGTCGGCCATCCTCGCCGCCGTCGTCTTCAACGCCGTGGTCATCGTCGCCCTGATCCCGCTGGCCCTGCGCGGTGTGCGCTACCGGCCGGCGTCGGCCTCGCGGCTGCTGCGCCGCAACCTGCTGGTCTACGGCCTCGGCGGCATCGTCGTGCCGTTCGTCGGCATCAAGCTCGTCGACCTGCTCCTGCAATTCCTCCCGGGGGTCTCCTGATGCGTCTGCCCACCTGGCTCTCCGCACACGTGGCCGCGCTGCGCGCGCTGCTGGTCTTCACGGTGCTGCTCGGCCTGGCCTACCCGCTCGCCCTGGTCGGCGCCGGTCGGCTGCCCGGCCTGCGCGACAGGACGGACGGGTCCCTGCTCGCCGCCGACGGCCGGCCGGTCGGCAGCGCCCTGATCGGCCAGGCGTTCACCGATGCCGACGGTGCGCCCGTGCCCCGGTACT is drawn from Micromonospora sp. NBC_01740 and contains these coding sequences:
- the kdpA gene encoding potassium-transporting ATPase subunit KdpA, whose amino-acid sequence is MSATTAGALFVLSLVAALVVVHRPFGDHLHRVVAGTRHSRVERGIYRLVGVDPAAGQTWGVYARAVLAFSAVSILFLYAFQRWQDHLWLSLGLDPVVAHGAWNTAVSFVTNTNWQWYSGESTMGHLVQMAGLAVQNFVSAAVGIAVAVALVRGFARSRTGELGNFWVDLTRITLRVLLPVAVLGALVLMAGGVVQNLSGGTEVATLTGGTQTVTGGPVASQEVIKELGTNGGGFYNANSAHPFENPSPWTNWIEIFLILLIPFSLPRVFGRMVGQTRQGHAIVAVMAVLALASVALTNVFELAAGGTVPQAVGAAMEGKEVRFDVSNSATFAAATTLTSTGAVNSFHDSYTALGGMMTLGNMMLGEVAPGGVGAGLYGMLVLAVITVFVAGLMVGRSPEYVGKRIGSREIRFASLYFLVTPALVLIGTATAFATGNHATALNVGPHALTEVLYAFTSASNNNGSAFAGITVSTPWWNTALGLCMLLGRFLPIIFVLALAGSLARQRPVPASEGTLPTHRPLFVAMVAGVTVILVALTFLPALALGPLAEGL
- a CDS encoding SIR2 family NAD-dependent protein deacylase, yielding MREAAALLAQARRVVIFTGAGVSAESGVPTFRDALTGLWRSFDAQRLATPEAFREDPALVWGWYEWRRATVRRARPNAGHVAVAAIEARVPGAVVVTQNVDDLHERAGSVAPIHLHGSLFAPRCSACARPAPMPDEAVEEPDDGRRVPPPRCAHCAGPVRPGVVWFGEALPTAALEAAVEAASTCDLLVTVGTSGLVYPAAEIPQVAARFGATVLQVNPQETPLDAVSDVNLRGPAAQVLPALVHAAWGADPA
- the kdpB gene encoding potassium-transporting ATPase subunit KdpB → MTVDTRAPEARADAGTPAVRGGRGGGLLDARQLLRSLPDALRKLDPRTLWRNPVMLIVEIGAACTTVLALVDPSAFAFAVAAWLWLTVLFANLAEAVAEGRGKAQAASLRHARKDTVATRLRDWTPGAAAGTYRDEAVPAPELAQGDVVLVAAGELIPGDGDVVEGIASVDESAITGESAPVIRESGGDRSAVTGGTRVLSDRIVVRITQRPGESFVDRMIALVEGANRQKTPNEIALNVLLAALTVVFLLVVATLQPLGVFAKGHQAAAPDNGAITDAGVTGVVLVSLLVCLIPTTIGALLSAIGIAGMDRLVQRNVLAMSGRAVEAAGDVDTLLLDKTGTITLGNRQAAGFLPVDGVDASFVADAAQLASLADETPEGRSVVVLAKQEFGLREREPGLLPHATFVPFTAQTRMSGVDLDPDGSALRPARRIRKGAASAVTGWVREHGGEPAGQLGRIVDEISGAGGTPLVVAEHVDGEPARALGVIHLKDVVKAGMRERFDEMRRMGIRTVMVTGDNPRTAAAIAAEAGVDDFLAEATPEDKLALIRREQQGGRLVAMTGDGTNDAPALAQADVGVAMNTGTSAAKEAGNMVDLDSDPTKLIEIVEIGKQLLITRGALTTFSIANDVAKYFAIVPAMFAGIHPGLDALNVMRLASPESAILAAVVFNAVVIVALIPLALRGVRYRPASASRLLRRNLLVYGLGGIVVPFVGIKLVDLLLQFLPGVS
- a CDS encoding DUF899 domain-containing protein — translated: MIAPKVVSRDEWVDARKELLDREKEITRLRDRVTALRRELPAVAVEKDYSFTGPAGAVRLPDMFEGRRQLIVYHFMFDPEWAEGCTSCSLLVDNFGHLTHLHASDTTLAVVSRAPFTTLAAFRSRMGWRFPWYSSHGSDFNYDFHVTMDPAIAPVEYNYKDAETLAAQGLTHHLQGEAHGLSVFVRDGERVLHTYSVYGRGLDPLLNTYNYLDLTPLGRQRYVNEFPHHDTYDTDAAGSHSH
- the kdpF gene encoding K(+)-transporting ATPase subunit F: MNVVDAVGLVLALGLGVFMVVALLFPERF
- a CDS encoding glycoside hydrolase family 64 protein, which encodes MKLRRRLLAAVSALVAAVPVTLAAAPAHAVGPALLPVTVTNSTGRGEAVHLYVIGVQLSSGRLGYVNQGGTFVPWSGGQLPPSPAPDASIPGPGNGGSTTIRFPRGFSGRVYFSFGEKLKFFLTPDGLVQPAPWAAGDANRDILFDWSEFTYNDAGLWLNSSQVDMFAVPHAVTVTGATGVTKRTGDVVAGGRNAIIEGIRSQSGWANTVHTRSDGTVLRVLAPGKAAGAGLFSATYLDSYIASAWNAYTTRTLTVVPFADQPNTRYFGRTSGNVMTFTNSAGQRVASFNRPSSASVWGCDGDLPAPNDPVVGPISRTLCAALNRGTLGTIDTQPSTDAAQFYRNNPTNHYARVIHANMTDGRAYAFAFDDVGAFESLVHDGDPRAAGLVLSPFGAGSGGPGNPGSAVPVLSNWNNKCIDVPNSNFVDRAQLQMWNCNGTAAQKWTFTGDTLRSQNNKCMDVDGGATGNGAVVQLYTCNGTGAQRFTLTATGDLVNIQAGRCVDIREWNSADGAKLQLWDCAGTANQKWRKG
- a CDS encoding alpha/beta fold hydrolase is translated as MVLLHGLGEDERDWHGVLAALAARHRVYALDLRGHGRSDHPGRYSLESMRDDLVGFLDAVGVERCVVIGHSMGGAVAILLAEAAPHRLTHLILEDVAAPRPGAFERPPLPPPDAPTPFDFAAVNAIRAQLNDPDPAWWDRTDAVDVPTLVVGGGPDSPIPQQLLAEMVDRMPDATLVTIPAGHDVHASRPAEFLAAVDGFLAARAQH
- a CDS encoding LacI family DNA-binding transcriptional regulator, translated to MTDVARLAGVSHQTVSRVLNGHPNVREQTRLRVQAAIAELGYRPNRAARALVTGRSQVIGVVAQNTTLYGPASLLAALDQAAAEAGFAVSVGSVSDLDDQSISAAVERHLAHRVAGIVVIAPVESAGEALERLPKDVPLVTVDGDPRRPVPLVTVDQVAGARAATQHLLDAGHRTVWHVSGPADWFDSAGRIDGWRETLQAAGAELPPLLPADWSAAAGYRCGQMLARMPEVTAVFTANDHLALGVLRALHEHGRRVPDDISLVGFDDVPEAAYFIPPLTTVRPDFAAVARASLDLLLAQMESDITGPLRQTVAPSLVSRRSVAAPPRR
- a CDS encoding CaiB/BaiF CoA transferase family protein → MGEQGSGPLSGILVADFSRILAGPYATMLLADLGAEVVKVEGPGGDDTRTWLPPVREGTSTYYLGVNRNKRSIALDLADPDDLAVARELARRADVMIQNFRPGGLRRFGLDYDSVAAVNERIVYASISGFGAGAGANLPGYDLVVQAASGLMSLTGEPDGPPYKAGVAVFDVIAGLHAAVGILAALHHRDRCGTGQHVEVDLLSSALSGLVNQTSGHVAGGATPFRMGNGHPSLFPYEPLPTADGDLVVIAGNDGQFRKLCQVLGLPELPDDPRFGRNQDRTVNRETLRPLLVARLVLRSRDEWFRDLRAAGVPCAPINTVAGGVDLARELGLDPVVTTGGVPGIRHPIGLSATPARYDLPPPGLDEHGDEIRNWLAG